One Geotrypetes seraphini chromosome 15, aGeoSer1.1, whole genome shotgun sequence genomic window carries:
- the ASPA gene encoding aspartoacylase — MAFCHVDHELAPVRRVAIFGGTHGNELSGVLLVKHWLENSAEIQRVGMVVKPFLTNPRAVQKCARYIDCDLNRVFDTEHLSEQETEDMLYEVKRAQKINSIFGPKGSDDAFDLIFDLHNTTSNMGSTLILEDLNDDFTVQMFHYIKLALSPASCPVLLIDHSNLKYATTRSVAKHSVGVEVGPQSHGVVRADILDNMRRIIKHGLDFVELFNSGKEFPPCSIEVYKIQEKVDYPRNEAGEIVAFVHHHLQDQDWQALKPGDPVFLDLDGNVIVYDGDYTVYPTFVNEAAYYEKKQAFIKTVKVTLTAKCIRSSVLNQE, encoded by the exons ATGGCCTTCTGCCATGTTGATCACGAGCTTGCTCCTGTACGAAGGGTTGCTATCTTTGGAGGGACTCATGGCAATGAATTATCAGGAGTGTTGTTAGTTAAGCACTGGCTGGAGAACAGTGCTGAAATTCAAAGAGTAGGCATGGTGGTGAAGCCTTTTCTTACCAATCCAAGAGCAGTGCAAAAATGTGCTAGGTATATTGACTGCGATCTGAACCGAGTTTTTGACACTGAACATCTTAG CGAGCAAGAAACTGAAGATATGTTATATGAAGTGAAAAGAGCTCAGAAAATCAATTCCATATTTGGTCCTAAAGGTAGTGATGATGCCTTTGATCTTATATTTGACCTACACAACACAACATCTAACATGGGTAGCACTCTTATTCTTGAAGATTTAAATGATGACTTCACAGTACAGATGTTTCACTATATTAAG CTTGCTTTATCTCCAGCATCTTGCCCTGTGCTTTTGATTGATCATTCAAACCTGAAGTATGCAACAACTCGATCTGTAGCAAAGCATTCTGTAG GTGTAGAAGTTGGTCCCCAATCCCACGGAGTTGTCAGAGCTGATATTTTGGATAacatgaggaggattatcaaacATGGTTTAGATTTTGTGGAACTTTTTAATAGTG GAAAAGAATTTCCTCCTTGCAGCATTGAGGTATATAAAATACAAGAAAAAGTTGATTATCCCAGAAATGAAGCTGGTGAAATTGTTGCTTTTGTCCACCATCACCTCCAG GATCAAGACTGGCAGGCACTGAAACCAGGGGACCCAGTTTTCTTGGATCTGGATGGGAATGTCATTGTCTATGATGGAGACTACACAGTTTACCCAACATTTGTGAACGAGGCTGCATACTATGAGAAGAAGCAAGCCTTTATAAAAACTGTCAAAGTAACACTGACTGCAAAATGTATTCGATCTTCTGTGTTAAACCAGGAATAG